GTCATTTACTAATTCCCATAATACATTGATCTAGTTTTTCTATTCCTACTCCCATATTACAATGTTTTAATTACTAGAACTTTGTCAGACATTTTGAATTTGGTTAAGACGGCGCCCtcctctttcttattcttttataaATTAGATATTCTTGCATATTTAAGGCACCATAGGAACATCAGGTCTGCAAGTTCCATTTTGCAGTAatgtattgatttaaaaaaattaatttgggaaAGAATTGTCATCTTTATTATGTGGATAATGTTTGTGAGCATAGAGGGATGTGGATGTTTCCCAAGCCAACTTGGGAAATAAGGGTGCCCGTACAGGAAGGTGCAAAGCAAATGGGACCCCAGTGAAGTTCCCAGTGGTCCAACTGATGGGCATAGTCTTGGGACGTTGGGAGGGATAAAAGGAGGGCTGCAGGTCCGGATGTTTTGTGAGCTGACTGTACATCTGAAGATCTGGGTGGGACTCTCTGCTGTGTGCAAGCCAGCTTGCATATATCCAGCACACAGAGGAGCTCAAAAATTTTTGTTGAATCAGTGCACAAAGGAGTGACTCAATTAAATTTTGGAGAGATTATTGTATGTCAAACAACCTgccagcactattcataatagtgCTAATCTTCATAATAACCCTTCCAGACAGGTATTATGACCCCCCATTTGACAGGCCAggaaaaccgaggctcagagaggggaagtcCCTTGCCCatcttcaaacccaggtctttatGATTCCAGAAGTCATCCACAGAAGGGACCAGTTTTCATTTCCATCATTCCACTCATTCATCCATCTGTCAAGGATTTACTAAGCACCTACTGGGAAGCACAACAACCAAATACAACAACTGCTCTAAATGACATAGAGTAGGTGGAGGGCTTCTAGGAAGACCACCTGGGCGGCTGGACTTTAGGTACCGAGAGGGTGAGGTTTCTGGTGTGCACCTCCAGGCAATGTATTACAGCCGCCTAGGCCTCaaggctagggcttccctggtggctcagtggtaaagaatccgcctgccaatgtaggaggcttcggttcgatccctgggtcaggaagatggctggagaagggaacagaaacccactccagtattactgcctggaaaatctcatggacagaggagcctggcagctacagtccatagcgtcgcaaaagAATCGAACATAACTTACTGACAAAACAAGGCCTCAAGGCTGTGGCTTTGGCTGAGGAGGCAACGCTAGATCAAGGTGGCAGCACGGTTTAGGCAACAAATATTACGAAGATTGGCCTAGAGGGGGCGCGTTTCCGCAGGTAGAAGCATAGCCTGGAGACCCTCCTCGCACAGACAGGCCATCAGTACGCAGGCGCAGAGGACCCAAGGCGCGGCTTAATATCTTGCGGAGGGATAATTTGCGAAGAGAAGGCGTGCCTCAATCAAATTACCTCTCATTGATTTGCCTCTGTCTCTGAGGGCGTGGCCCCTTCTCGGAATAAGGGCCTGCAGAACCTAGTTCTCTCGCAGTTTGGAGGCGTAGCTTAGGGCGGGTCCTTGAATCACCCCTCAATGATTGGTCGCCTCACCCGGAGGGCGTGGCCCGGCTATCTGTCTATCCGTGGTTCGGTCACTTCCTGTGGAGTTTCCCCAAcccgaggaggagggggaggagggcgaGGGGGAGGAGGGCGGTCGTCCGGGGTTAGGTTGAGGGGGTTGTTGGTCCGTTCTGGGCGGGGGATGACTCACGGCCCATCCCATCTCCCCGACGCCGTCCGCCCGCGCAGAGCTCGCTCCATGGCTTAGCGGAGGAGGCGGTGGCGAGCGGGGGAGGGGACTCTTAATTTGTTAGGGGGACCGGGCCGAGGCCCGACCGGCCTTGCAGGGCTCACCCGGGGCCGGGCGTCATGTCTCATGCGGCCGAGCCAGCTCGGGACGGCGTAGAGGCCAGCGCGGAGGGCCCTCGAGCCGTGTTCCTGTTGTTGGAGGACCGCAGGCCGGCCGACTCAGCCCAGCTGCTCAGGTGCGGGGCCGCCTGGGACCGGTAGTGCTAACTGGGGTTCCTGGGGGCCTGATCTTGGGGCAGCGGGGGCCAAGGGCTGTGATTGGAGGCCCTTGGGCTAGACTTGGAGGACGTCTGGGCGCCCGACTTGGGGGGGCACCTAAGGAATCCGGCGGCGGCTTGCTTGGAGTGAAGCTTAAAGGAGTCATGGAAGTGCATTAAGGGAGGCCTGGTTCAGATTTGGGGGGCCTCTTGACTAGGTCTAACAGGGGCTGATTCTGTTGTGTCCAGAAACTAGTCTAGGGTTGCTGAGCTTTGAGTACTGAGACTCTGACTAGAGGCTGAATTTGGGGTCTTTGAGTCGGGTATGAGGGGACATTGAAGGGACTTATTCCCTCTGGGAAGGGCTCCTGGAAGAGAGAGGTACTGTCTTGGGAGCTTAATTACTCCCAGTGGCTGGTTGCTGGAGGCTGTGTTTGAGGATAACATGACTCTGGAGGGATTTGGGGGTATCTCGAATATACTGCGTGGAACCATccttgtgagtgtgtgagtgaacAAGAAAAGCAACATTAGTCAAGACTTGATCAGAGTAATCCCCTCACCTGCCCACCCATTCAGCTGGGTAGTGGAAAAGCCGTCTTCCCAACACCCCTATAGGGGCTCAAATGGGAGACAGACAGGCAATGGAGATGGTGCCACCTCGTATCTCAGAGAAGGCCTCAGACCTTATTTTGGAATCCAGAGGAGGGTCTTGTTCCTGCTGCTGCCTGCCCTAGTCTCTCAGCCAGCCCTTTTcaacccctacacacacacagacagtttttttttttttaatctcacctTTCCAGACTGTCTCTCTGGCCCTGGAGACAATCTTGAATCTGACCCTAGAGCTGGAATGAGCACCAATTGCACCATCCTTGCCTAGGTGGATCTTCTCTGACATCTTAGCCTCACTTCCATCAGAGGGCCTGGAATCCCCAGCCCTCTCTGTGTATACCCTGCCTATCCCAGCCCCAGTGCCCACCTCTTCCAACTTCTGTGCAATGGATGTGTGAGCATGGGAGGGGGCTTTGCCTACTTTCTGCCTTGGGATTGTGCTGAGCTCAGCGGCTCCCTGAGCTTCCTCTTCCCAGCTTCCTGGGTGGTTTTAGGGCCCCAACTGTGggtgaggaaagggaggaagacaGATTCTTGGGGAGGGGCAAGAATTTTTGTCAAGGGAAGTCAATGACAATTTCAGGATTCTAAATCTTTGATTAAATTCAAGGATGCATATCCATCTGTCTATACGTTAATGTCCCTCACACACTAGGGTCTTGCACCCAGCATGGAGGGTTGAGTAGGAGCCTTTCCATATATCAATTAACCATCCTCTGATGTCTTTATAACAACTTAGAGCATCACAGTAGCGGCAGTAGTTGAAGGGGAGGTGTGTTCGTGGCTTCTCATTTTGTGTGTCAGCGGGTTTTGGTATTGGAGGTGCGTTTGTGTTTTGATTTATCCAAAAAACTGGAGAGGGctggacaggctcctctgaccaagaaaaaaatgtttatataaagcGGATCATCCGCCCAAATTCTCCCTCTTGTAAATCCAGATTGTTGGACTGAGGGGAGCCTCTGTTATCCCCATCTTGTTTTTGGATGCCTATTCGCATCCCACAAACTCTAGCTGGGGCAGGGTTGGTGGGGAGGGAGCGGGGCTCATTTGCAAAGCGGTGGATCCttcagtaaagtgaatcagctacccCAGTTCTCTTTGTGATGCATTCAGTTTGTGTTACAATAGACTGTTCTGCAGAGGGATGACCCTACTTGGACCAACGTGGGCTCACCTTCAGCAGCTAGGAAAACAGCGGGGGACTGTGGGGGCTGGGTGAACTCTGAATGCGGAATCAGGAATCCCTCAAAGTGAATTGTCACTCCTaaattcttcatttctattttcctGAAACCCAGGTTGTACACGTGATTGTTAGATCGAGGAGCTGGGATCCATGCTTATTATTTTGAATCTTAAGGAGCTATGGGTAACACGGAGCAAAagagagtggggagggaagaagaCCTGGGAATTCATGGTGGTGGTTTTAGCAAAGTGGCGGAACGCGAAGGCTACACTCGGTTCTCCCTCCTGGTGTGCgcttctgttctctctctctctctctctgtgcgtgtgtgtgtgtgtgtgtgtgtgtgtgtctctctgtctgtctgaggGGAATGATATCTGCATACAATCACTGACCATTACCCCTGCCTTTTCCCCACCCTCAGCCTGAACTCTTTGCTTCCGGAGTCCGGGATTGTTGCTGACATCGAGTTAGAAAACGTCCTTGATCCAGACAGCTTCTACGAGCTCAAAAGCCAGCCCCTATCGCTACGCTCAAGGTATGTCTCCTCTGACTTCCCCTCCCGATTCCTCAGGCACCCACCTCCATCCCCGCTTGATGGGCAGAGGTCTCAGTGCCAGCCCAGCCCATTCTCTCACCAGCCTAAACTTTTCAGAGAGTAAAAGAACCAGAAAGAGCATGTAAAAAGCAGGAGGCCAAACTAGGATTCCAGTATCTCAGAGGAAATCTCCTCTGCTTCCTCCCGCCCCACCTGctcatccattcatgataaaaattgcAGCGTGCCTGGAGTTCCCAGACCCGGGGCGTGGCGTGCTTAAGTCCAGCCCCCAAGTGGGTGGAGCCGTTCCCCAAATCCCGGGTCGTCCTCCCTCCTAACTCCACGAATTCACTCCCCTCGCCCTTTAAGAACCCCTGCTGGTGTCTTCTTTCCCCCCAAGCTTGCGAAGTCGAAATGTGCTGAATCATGGGCCTGGGCTCTAAGAGAGGGGAGGGGACCTGGAagaggggcaggaagagaggatTGTGAAATCTCCTTTTCAAGACTGACTAGCTCCTGGGACCAGAGGCCTAAGCAGGGAAGAAGGGCTTTCGGTTGCCCGGAAGCCTGATGCCCGCCCCCAGGAGATCAGGGAGTATGTCCAGCCTGAAATAGAGCTTAGGAGCCTTCTGTGCCACAGTCTTAATTCTGTTTCTTTCAGCTCTCCTTTAAATTGGTCCCAGAGCTGAACAGTGATAGCTCAATATAAGAACAGGCCCCAGTCCTGGCTTCACCCTAAGGACTGAGGGCTAAAGTTGCCCCAGCAGACTGTGAGCCCTGAGTGTGGCTACTGGGTCTGGTTCCTGTATCTCCCCACTATGTTGTGGCTTCTGGAGGTGGAGAACaggccaggttcttctgtctgcTCCATCCCCCTGTGACTCCTTAGGCTGGGGGCTGAGACTTTTAGCTTACCTGTGGCCCCGTATTTCCCATTCCACAGCCTCCCAATATCACTGCAGGCCACCCCAGCCACCCCAGCTACACTCTCTGCATCATCTTCTGCAGAGGGCTCCAGGACCCCTGCCATGTCGTCCTCTTCTTCATCGCGGGTCTTGCTGCGGCAGCAGCTAATGCGGGCCCAGGCCCAGGAACAGGAGAGGCGTGAGCGTCGGGAACAGGCCTCTTCCTTCCCTAGTCCTGCACCTGCCTCTCCCGCCATCTCTGTGGTTGGCGTCTCTGCTGGGGGCCACACACTGGGTCGTCCTCCCCCAGCTCAGGTGCCCAGGGAGGTGCTCAAGGTAAGGCCATATCCAGAGGCCCTGGGAGGGGCTCCTGGTGACTGAGGATTGGCCCTGGTGGCTTTGGGGTGAGGTCCTAGGGGCTCTAAAGGAGGGTCTTGGGTACTGGTAAAAGGGGGCTGTGCTGGTATCCCACTGTGCTTTGGGTTTCCAAGGTGTTCCCGTGGAGTTGTGAGGGGTTCTTGGGGGCCATAGGATGTCTTGGTGGCCCATGGAGGTGCAAGAGTGCCCTGGAGTCTGTGAAGTGACTCAGTAGGAAGCACTTTGTGTCTGGTGATGCATTAGGAGTTCTTTGGCATTGGAGTGTCTTGGGAAGCCGTGTGTGTGGTTCCCAGGTTTGTTGAGCGGGGTCAGAGACTTTGCAGACGTGGGGAgtcttggggggctccagaagctGAAGGAGTCTGCCAGCCTTGGGTAGATCTTGGGGGGCTGTGCAGGATCTCTGAGAGAGGGAGTTTTGGTCCTAGGGGAGAGTTACCAgtgtttgggggttgggggagggttcTCAGATTCTGGGCCTGGCTTGCCATCCTGAGCCTAGAAACAGATGACTTCTGGGAggcaaactggggctcagagttGCTctttctgagccctgttctgccTTGTTCCCTCCTACCCCATCTCCCTTTCATTCCACAGGTGCAGACCCATCTGGAGAACCCAACACGCTATCATCTACAGCAGGCGCGCCGACAGCAGGTGAAACAGTACCTGTCCACCACACTTGGGCCCAAGCTGGCTTCCCAGGCCCTCACCCCACCACCAGGGGGTGCTAGTGCCCAGCCGCTCCCCACCCCCGAGGCTGCCCACGCTCCTGGCCCCACCAGCAGTGCTCCCAACAGCCCCATGGCGCTGCTCACCATCGGGTCTAGCTCAGAGAAGGAGGTGAGTGGCTGCAGACGACCCTCACATGCTCCCCCTACCCCAGCTTCTTCTAATGCTCTTCTGTATTTCTCCCAGATTGATGATGTAATCGATGAGATCATTAGCCTGGAGTCCAGTTACAATGATGAGATGCTCAGCTATCTGCCTGGGGGCAACACAGGGCTGCAGCTCCCCAGCACGGTAAGGCCCTAAGAGGGGAGGTTGGTCTAAAAATTTGTCTCTCTGTCCCTGAGGGATAGCTTATGTACACCCAAGCTGGCTATATATAAGAGATTCTCATGTTGAATTGTACTGAGATAGAGTGTGGGGGCTGAATGATAAGAACGGGGCACATCAGTGTCCTGGGGCCACGTTGGACTGCATGAACAGGTTGACTTTGTAGACTTTGATACATACACAGTGGGAACTTTATGGACATATTAGGGCATACCAAAGCACTCAAGCTTCACTGtgagaaaaaagaagaggaggacTCTTGTAGCATTTTGAATGTATTAAGACATTCAGATCATGAGGACATACACAgaccatgaagtgattggaacaTGATATGCCAAAGGTAGCCAGATTTGATGTACTTGGACCTTGAAGTAATTAGAACGTACCACATCTCTTACAGTGAACTGTGCCAAGAGGCTGGGTCCTTGTAAAGATTGGATAAAGCTTTCTAGAGTAAGAGATGTACCAGTGAACTATAACATTCTGGTTTtgaacattccaagagtcccataACTCGCTTGGGACATAGCAAGTGGCTATAGCTTTACTTCTTTCCAGCTCATCAAGAAGATAGAAGCGCGTGTAAAAATGGTATCAATTTATCAGAATTTTTCATTGATTTGGACAACAGCTAAAGATTGGGATTTATATTAGACAGATCCAGTGGACTAGTGGGGGGGTTTCAAGAAATGAAAACTCATCAAGAGGTGGGACTGATCGCTTATGGATTAGTTTCTTGCCCTAGGGTGTATTCAGGAGAGTTTGAAGGAGAAAACAAACTAGGTGATGTAAAAACAGTGCTTGTTGAGTGGTTGGAAAAGAAATCCTGAGATCAGAATGTGCAAGATGTTAGAGTCAGGACCTTGGTGAATAGCAGCTGGAGATTGTATGTAATGTGATGCAATGCAGTCACAGCAAAAGACTGGAGATTGGGCTGGGGAACTTTCCAGGAGGCCAGATTTGGGGTGAAATATTGCCATGACAATTTCCCAAGGTCTGAGAAGACTGGGTTGGAGTGTTCCAAGAATGCTGAATTGGAATGTCATGCTAGGAGGGGCTGAAATGTTGCATTGGAGCTGATAAAGGCCTGAGAAGGGTGGTTTTCTGGCACTTCTCTTCAGAGCCAGCCCTGGGGTTTGGGAGAGAGGCTTCAGAAGTCTCCAGGGGATTGGAGgggctatggggtcacaatgaaCAGGCCAGGCAGGGACCGGTCCCCCAGCAAAGCAGGGTAGGTCCCCTTGACCCTGTCCTCCCTGTGAGTCACTGTATGAAATTCCCTTGACAGAGAAGGAAGGGTTCCCACATGGAGCCAGGCAATCCTTGCATGGGGGGTGGCCCATCTTTGGGGTGTGTGGAGGGTCAGGAACTAGGTTTGGAGAAGAGGCTGAGCCTGGGGTCTGTTCCAACCATGGTTTTTCTGCTCACTCTGCCCACAGCTGCCTGTATCGGGGAATCTGCTTGATGTGTATAGTAATCAGGGCGTAGCCACACCAGCCATCACTGTCAGCAACTCCTGTCCAGCTGAGCTGCCCAATATCAAACGGGAGATCTCTGGTAAGGAACAGGGTCTTGGCCCTGTGCCATCATCCTTTACCCCAGGGCAAGCCCCATTTCTACCAGGTCTGGAGGTCGGGCCTGGTTCTAGGGGAAGAGGGTTTAAACAGACAGTAATGGGGGCTGTTTGCCACCTTTGGCCGTATGGCCTATGGTCCTGCTTTCAGTCCACTTCCTCTTCTCTTGGGTTTAACAAATAGCCTGTtaccatgtcttctttaaaaaTCGAAAAAGGGTAGCACTTTGTAAGTAGTCACTTCCCCTGCCTGCGCCCACCAAAGCCTACCCCAGTGGCTACATGTGCTGCCCTCCATCGTCTGTCACCTTTCCCGGGCCTAGAAGCCCTGACCACTACCCCATCTCTTCCAGAGACAGAGGCCAAGGCCCTTTTGAAGGAACGGCAGAAGAAAGACAATCACAACCTGAGTGAGTGGGAGCATGTACCCCTGGCTGCGTGCCATGCAGCCCTGCTTCACTCTGCCCAGCCTTCCTTGAGTGGGTGGGGCTCTCCCTGCAGCAGCCTCTCAACTCCCCagtttttctccttccctcctcagcCTATTGATgactcctctttctttccctcaccTTCCAAGTTGAACGTCGCAGGCGATTCAACATTAACGACAGGATCAAGGAGTTGGGCACCCTCATCCCCAAGTCCAGTGACCCGTGAGTCTGGGCCGGGAGCCCCAGGGCCAGTGGAAGGTGGGACAGGGGCCCCACTCCCTGAAAGTCATTCCTGGGTGGGCCCACCCTAAATGGGAACCACCCAGGCGGTCCTGCTCGTGTGCCTCTTTCTCACCCAGCTTCCCTCACTCTGAGCAGGGTGGCAACCCCTCACCATGTCCCAATCTAAATTTAGGTGCATGACATTATGGTCCCTGTACCTCATCCAACCCCCGCATGAGTTTTCTGCTTATTTAGTACTTCTTTTATTTACTCAAGAAATGTATTCAGTTGCTTCTGCTTTGTGCCAGGTACCATGCTAGGCCCTGAGGATACCAGAGGGCACAAAACACACAAAAGTCCCCGACCTCATGGAACTGATGTTTTAGTGGGGGCAGACAGACAGCAaacaagataaataagtaaaatctgGTGGTTATGATGAGTGTGGTGGAGAGGAATGAAGaatggaaggaagaagggaggatgCTGGGGAGGTCACAGTGTAGGGTGAGGAGAGGATAGGGACAGGGTAGGCCTCAGCTGATgaggaaatatttgaataaaGAGCCTGAGTAGCTGAGGCTGGAGCCATCTGGGTGTCTAGGGAAAAAGAGAGCTCAAGGTGGAGGGCAGAACTGAGCTGGAGGCCCTGATGTGGAAATGATTTTCCATGTTGTAGGAGCATTGAGAAGCCAATGTGGCTGCAGTGAGATAAATCAGAGGGGGTCGATAAGAGGAGTGGTAAGGGATCAGGTCAGGGAGTCTCCTGGGTTTGGAGTGTGATGGGGCATCATTGGAGGGTTCCAGGCAGGTGGTTTTCATCTGAGCACTCCATACCCGTGATGGGCCTACACTTCAAGTTCCAGGCATGTGGCTGGGCGCTCCATCTACCTGGTGCAGTGCCCCCTTCAGCTCCCAAGAGACTCCACTCCCTTCTTTCCCAGcattcccttctttcctcccccTTGGGCTCCACAGGGAGATGCGCTGGAACAAGGGCACCATCCTGAAAGCCTCCGTGGATTACATCCGCAAGTTGCAGAAGGAGCAACAGCGCTCCAAAGACCTGGAGAGCCGGCAGCGATCCCTGGAGCAAGCCAACCGCAGCCTGCAGCTCCGAATCCAGGTCTGGAAGGAAGAGGCAGTAgcagaggtgggggtgaggggcttCCTGAGGCAGAAGCAGAGGGAGAACAAGCCAGGATTTCCCCTCTGGGCATATTTGGGGGATCCCTGGGCTTCCTGACTCACatgttgatgatgatgatgatcatAAGCAGTGATCATAACattgtgctgagttgcttcagtcatgtccgactctgtgactccatggactgtagctctgcaggcaagaatactggagtgggttgccatgccctcctccaggggatcttccccacccaaggatcgaacctgtctcttatgtctcctgcattagcaggtgggttctttaccactagcgccacctgggaagatcagTCATAATATTAACAAGAATAATAATGAATATTGGCTAACAGACATGGTGTTTATCTTGTGCCATGAACTGTGACAAGAGCCTTCTCTCCATTTACTAAGTTAATACAACAATCCTGTGAGACAGGGAccattattatacccattttatggATTGGgactctgaggctcagagacagatGGTAAGCAACTTGCCTGACATTATGCAACTAGTGAGTGGCAGAGGCTGAATTTGAACCTAGGCAGCCTACTCTTTAAACTCTTAAATCCTCTGCCTCTGAAGGACCTCTGAACCCCATCTTGTCCTACCACCCCCCCCACCTATGTTTTGCAGGAGCTGGAGCTGCAGGCCCAGATTCATGGTCTGCCGGTGCCTCCCACCCCAGGGCTGCTCTCGCTGGCTGCAACTTCAGCCTCTGACAGTCTCAAGCCAGAGCAGCTGGATGTTGAAGAGGAAGGCAGGCCAGGCACAGCAATTTTTCATGCAGCAGGGGGCCTTGCCCAAAGTGCTCCCCATCAgcagcccccaccaccaccctcggATGCACTTCTGGACCTGCACTTTCCCAGCGACCACCTGGGAGATCTGGGCGACCCCTTCCACCTGGGGCTGGAGGACATtctgatggaggaggaggagggggtggtggggggactgTCAGGGGGCACCCTGTCCCCACTGCGGGCTGCCTCTGATCCCCTGCTTTCTTCAGTATCCCCTGCAGTCTCCAAGGCCAGCAGTCGCCGCAGCAGCTTCAGCATGGAAGAGGAGTCCTGAtcacgcctcacccctcccctgggacttccccacccaggaagggAGGACCTGTCAGGATGAGGCCCCACCTTTTCCCCCACCTTTCCATGAGACTGCCCTGTCCAGGTGTACCCCGGGGAAAAGGAGACTTGATGAGGCCCCACCTCTTCCCCACAGGACAGGCCAGTGCAGCTGTTCAGGCATGGAGAAGGTAGGGACATCAGGGCCTGTCTCCTGCAGATCACAGCCTGACCTTATCCCGTGGGACCCGCCCTTGCCCAGGTGAGGGAAAGAGATGGGATGAGGTTGGCCCCTGGCCCCTAGGGACTGTCCTAGCTGGTTTCCTGGGATAAAGAGGTGTCCGGCTACTGCTCCATCCCCTCTCGGAACCACCAGTCTAGTCCATCCTGGGAAGGAAGAGGAGTCAAAATGATGGCGGTCCCAGCTTAAGTGTTTAAGCCCTGTCCCTTCCCCTGTGAATCCTGCCCTGCCCAGGCAAGGAACAGAAGTGAGGATGAGAGCCAGCCCCTTCACCTGGGAACTCAGTCCTGGCCTTGTAACAATGGAGGACTCAGGCCCTGCCCCTTCCCTATAGGAACAACTCAGCGCAGGTATTTCAGGTGTGGAGGAGTCAGATCAGGCAGCTTTGTGGACATCACAGTCATTGTCTCTTAGCAATATCCCATCCAGCATTCCATACTGCAGGGAGGAGTGGTACTTaagctcccccccgccccccgacccccccacccccgccccatctTAACCTGGGACCAACTTGACCTAACCTAAGAGGGCTTTAAGCTGGCCTTGCCCTTGAAGAAGGGGGCAGATCTTGAAATCTTGTGGGTTGACATTCCAGACCTAGATCAGCAGTGAGTGAGAGTTAGACCCCGCACCCTTAGGCAGAGTGTTGTTTCGTTCCTTTCAGGGGTAGACTGGAGAGGTGATTGAGATTAGGGAGTACTTGGTCCAGTTTTACACAACCAGCACCACAGTATTCTTTTTCAACATGCAGAGGAACAGGATAAAGGAAGGGACCTTTCCAGggagttccccagccagggaacaAGTGGAAGCCTATCCCACCAAGACAGAGGCATAGGGGAGGATTGTGAAAGCAAACATATCCACTCTTCTGTTATTCTGATTTTTTGACTCCCACCCCCTACTCGGAAGCTAAGTCACCCCCAACCTCTGGCCTCCACCCAGTTCTCCATTTGGAGAAATCCTTCCCATTTCAGAGTTATCAAGAGACACTCCCTGCTCATCCCCATCCCTCCTACACATATACCCAAGGTTGTCAGCTTTGAATTGTTGGGGCCATGCCCCGAGGAGGGTGTTCTGAGGGGTCTGTAAGTTTGTGATTAATAAATGCTAGGCGTGTTTGATGCGCTTTTAACTTTGGCAAAGAGtctcctgttcttgtttttgtctGTGGAGTGAGCATGGCTCATGAAGGCCAGGAGGGAGAAAGGTTCTTGGAAGAAACAGATTTGAGAGGATGAATAAAACAATTTAGGTAGAGGGGCTGGAGGAAAACAATGTACAAACAAAATCAGTCCTCAACTATCTGCCTGGCAGCCGGTTGCAAGTGTTGTACCCAATTTATTATTCTAAGGAATTTTTATCAAGATAGTACTGGTTCCTATTCCTATTTCAAGTTTTCAGAAACAGATTAAGAGTTTAAGAACTATCTGAAGATACACAACTGGTAAATGGATGAAGAGTTTAATGGTAAAGTTAGGTTAAGTGAGGGCTCTGGTCTGAAAAATGTCACTGAGGACAGATGAACCAAAAGAGGTTTTCTTGCAAGTTCACTTttgaaacaacaacagaaaaagagtATATGATGATATCTACTGGAAAACAATAGAGGTATTCCAGATGGTGAAAAAGGTGAAGACAAAAACCGTAAAGGTAGAGGAATAAGCAGACAACTTGGTTTTGGAACAGATGTTGacatgggggcgggggaggatTTAAATGGAAGTGAAAAGACACAAGTATCTTGGGTTGGGGAAAAATACTCTTGGAATTTCTCAACCTAACTGACTCCCAGGACAGGTATCAGGCTGCCTCCTGTGTCACCCCCATCAAACATTGACCCCTGAGCACTGGGACCCAGCCTGCTCCTGTGTTTCCCCAGTCAGACTGACTACCACACTGCCTTGCACCTTTCTAGCTTAATGTACTGTGAGTCCTAGAGCGTGGTTGCTGAGCCTCTACCACCAGAATGGTTGTTCtctgatagctttttttttttctcctcaaattTGCTATATTCTATTTATCTTACAAAGATAACATATAACACCCAGAAATGGTTTCAGTTTGTATTCTGGAATAATTCAGATTTACAGAAGTGTGGCAAAGATAATAGAGAGTTCTCATAGCTACAATCCAGCTCCCCCTAATGTTAACAGCTTTAATAACCATGGCACATTTA
This region of Capra hircus breed San Clemente unplaced genomic scaffold, ASM170441v1, whole genome shotgun sequence genomic DNA includes:
- the TFE3 gene encoding transcription factor E3 isoform X1 → MSHAAEPARDGVEASAEGPRAVFLLLEDRRPADSAQLLSLNSLLPESGIVADIELENVLDPDSFYELKSQPLSLRSSLPISLQATPATPATLSASSSAEGSRTPAMSSSSSSRVLLRQQLMRAQAQEQERRERREQASSFPSPAPASPAISVVGVSAGGHTLGRPPPAQVPREVLKVQTHLENPTRYHLQQARRQQVKQYLSTTLGPKLASQALTPPPGGASAQPLPTPEAAHAPGPTSSAPNSPMALLTIGSSSEKEVSGCRRPSHAPPTPASSNALLYFSQIDDVIDEIISLESSYNDEMLSYLPGGNTGLQLPSTLPVSGNLLDVYSNQGVATPAITVSNSCPAELPNIKREISETEAKALLKERQKKDNHNLIERRRRFNINDRIKELGTLIPKSSDPEMRWNKGTILKASVDYIRKLQKEQQRSKDLESRQRSLEQANRSLQLRIQELELQAQIHGLPVPPTPGLLSLAATSASDSLKPEQLDVEEEGRPGTAIFHAAGGLAQSAPHQQPPPPPSDALLDLHFPSDHLGDLGDPFHLGLEDILMEEEEGVVGGLSGGTLSPLRAASDPLLSSVSPAVSKASSRRSSFSMEEES
- the TFE3 gene encoding transcription factor E3 isoform X2 — translated: MSHAAEPARDGVEASAEGPRAVFLLLEDRRPADSAQLLSLNSLLPESGIVADIELENVLDPDSFYELKSQPLSLRSSLPISLQATPATPATLSASSSAEGSRTPAMSSSSSSRVLLRQQLMRAQAQEQERRERREQASSFPSPAPASPAISVVGVSAGGHTLGRPPPAQVPREVLKVQTHLENPTRYHLQQARRQQVKQYLSTTLGPKLASQALTPPPGGASAQPLPTPEAAHAPGPTSSAPNSPMALLTIGSSSEKEIDDVIDEIISLESSYNDEMLSYLPGGNTGLQLPSTLPVSGNLLDVYSNQGVATPAITVSNSCPAELPNIKREISETEAKALLKERQKKDNHNLIERRRRFNINDRIKELGTLIPKSSDPEMRWNKGTILKASVDYIRKLQKEQQRSKDLESRQRSLEQANRSLQLRIQELELQAQIHGLPVPPTPGLLSLAATSASDSLKPEQLDVEEEGRPGTAIFHAAGGLAQSAPHQQPPPPPSDALLDLHFPSDHLGDLGDPFHLGLEDILMEEEEGVVGGLSGGTLSPLRAASDPLLSSVSPAVSKASSRRSSFSMEEES
- the TFE3 gene encoding transcription factor E3 isoform X3, which gives rise to MSSSSSSRVLLRQQLMRAQAQEQERRERREQASSFPSPAPASPAISVVGVSAGGHTLGRPPPAQVPREVLKVQTHLENPTRYHLQQARRQQVKQYLSTTLGPKLASQALTPPPGGASAQPLPTPEAAHAPGPTSSAPNSPMALLTIGSSSEKEVSGCRRPSHAPPTPASSNALLYFSQIDDVIDEIISLESSYNDEMLSYLPGGNTGLQLPSTLPVSGNLLDVYSNQGVATPAITVSNSCPAELPNIKREISETEAKALLKERQKKDNHNLIERRRRFNINDRIKELGTLIPKSSDPEMRWNKGTILKASVDYIRKLQKEQQRSKDLESRQRSLEQANRSLQLRIQELELQAQIHGLPVPPTPGLLSLAATSASDSLKPEQLDVEEEGRPGTAIFHAAGGLAQSAPHQQPPPPPSDALLDLHFPSDHLGDLGDPFHLGLEDILMEEEEGVVGGLSGGTLSPLRAASDPLLSSVSPAVSKASSRRSSFSMEEES